Proteins from one Triticum aestivum cultivar Chinese Spring chromosome 7A, IWGSC CS RefSeq v2.1, whole genome shotgun sequence genomic window:
- the LOC123149821 gene encoding probable polygalacturonase isoform X2: protein MASPQAPPLLLQILCFAVLLAATAVSARRHAPPQAGAAGQSTYMAPSCREHTASLLDFGGVGDGNTSNTAAFRKAVEHLSQYSGEGGGGGMLYVPAGRWLTAPFNLTSHFTLFLHADAVILGTQDVAQWPVIDPLPSYGRGRDHAGGRYASLVSGSNLTDVVITGNNGTIDGQGATWWSKYKSGKLKYTRGYLIELMHTDGVFISNVTLVNSPAWNIHPVYSRNIVVSGVTILAPTKSPNTDGINPDSCSQVRIEDCYVVSGDDCVAIKSGWDEYGIAVGMPSEHIVVRRLTCVSPTSAVIALGSEMSGGIRDVRAEDITAIGTESAVRIKTAVGRGAYVRDVYARRMRLDGMKRVFWMTGDYKSHPDDGYDKTAVPVVENISYQDVVATGVWKEAARMQGIQGAPFKGICMANVTAEMTKERKVSWNCADVEGVSTGVTPAPCEPLQGTHTGSCPFPTDTLAVDQITVQQCSYSIGTPASPGSAAAAGMAN from the exons atggcGTCGCCGCAGGCGCCACCCCTCCTCCTCCAG ATCCTCTGCTTCGCCGTCCTCCTGGCGGCGACGGCGGTGTCGGCACGCCGGCACGCGCCGCCGCAAGCGGGCGCGGCGGGGCAGAGCACCTACATGGCGCCCAGCTGCCGGGAGCACACGGCGTCGCTGCTGGACTTCGGCGGGGTGGGCGACGGCAACACCTCCAACACGGCGGCGTTCCGCAAGGCGGTGGAGCACCTGTCGCAGTActctggcgagggcggcggcggcggcatgctcTACGTGCCCGCCGGCCGGTGGCTCACCGCGCCCTTCAACCTCACCAGCCACTTCACGCTCTTCCTCCACGCCGACGCCGTCATCCTCGGGACACAGGACGTGGCCCAGTGGCCGGTCATCGACCCGCTGCCCTCCTACGGCCGCGGCCGGGACCACGCCGGCGGCCGGTACGCGAGCCTCGTGTCCGGGTCCAACCTCACGGACGTGGTGATCACCGGCAACAACGGCACCATCGACGGGCAGGGCGCCACGTGGTGGTCCAAGTACAAGTCCGGCAAGCTCAAGTACACGCGCGGCTACCTCATCGAGCTCATGCACACCGACGGCGTCTTCATCTCCAACGTCACGCTGGTGAACTCGCCGGCGTGGAACATCCATCCGGTCTACAGCCGCAACATCGTGGTGTCCGGGGTGACCATCCTGGCGCCCACCAAGTCGCCCAACACGGACGGCATCAACCCGGACTCGTGCTCCCAGGTGCGCATCGAGGACTGCTACGTCGTCTCCGGCGACGACTGCGTGGCCATCAAGAGCGGCTGGGACGAGTACGGCATCGCCGTCGGCATGCCCAGCGAGCACATCGTGGTCCGCCGCCTCACCTGCGTGTCGCCCACCAGCGCGGTGATCGCGCTCGGCAGCGAGATGTCCGGGGGCATCCGGGACGTGCGCGCCGAGGACATCACCGCCATCGGGACCGAGTCGGCCGTGCGGATCAAGACGGCGGTCGGCCGCGGCGCGTACGTGCGCGACGTCTACGCGCGCCGGATGAGGCTCGACGGCATGAAGCGCGTCTTCTGGATGACCGGCGACTACAAGTCCCACCCCGACGATGGCTACGACAAGACGGCCGTGCCCGTCGTCGAGAACATCAGCTACCAGGACGTGGTGGCCACCGGCGTGTGGAAGGAGGCAGCGAGGATGCAGGGCATCCAGGGCGCGCCCTTCAAGGGCATTTGCATGGCCAACGTCACCGCAGAGATGACCAAGGAGAGGAAGGTGTCGTGGAACTGCGCCGACGTCGAGGGCGTGTCGACCGGCGTCACCCCGGCGCCATGCGAGCCGCTGCAGGGCACCCACACCGGCTCCTGCCCGTTCCCCACCGACACGCTCGCCGTCGACCAGATCACCGTGCAGCAGTGCTCTTACTCTATCGGCACCCCCGCATCCCCTGGTTCTGCAGCAGCAGCAGGGATGGCCAACTAG
- the LOC123152752 gene encoding probable polygalacturonase: MGRTHDILSGHSNQTHPKSPNTDGLNPDSCSQVRIEDCYVVTGDDCMAIKSGWDEYGIVVDMPSEHIVMRRLTRVSPTNAAIALGSEMSGSIRDVRAEDITAIGTESAVQIKTAVGRGAYVRDVYARRMRLDGMKRVFWMTGDYKSHPDDDYDKTDVPVVENISYQDVVATGVWKEAARMQGIQSAPFKGICMANVTAEMIKERKVSWNCANVEGVLAGVTPVPCTPLQGTHAGSCPFPTDTLTVDQITVQQCSYSVASATTSMAGTE, translated from the coding sequence ATGGGTCGGACCCATGACATTCTATCTGGTCACAGCAACCAAACACACCCCAAGTCGCCCAACACGGACGGCCTCAACCCAGACTCGTGCTCCCAAGTGCGCATCGAGGACTGCTACGTCGTAACCGGCGACGACTGCATGGCCATCAAGAGCGGCTGGGACGAGTACGGCATAGTGGTCGACATGCCCAGCGAGCACATCGTGATGCGCCGCCTCACCCGTGTCTCCCCCACCAATGCGGCGATCGCGCTCGGCAGCGAGATGTCGGGGAGCATCCGGGACGTGCGCGCCGAGGACATCACCGCCATCGGGACTGAGTCAGCGGTGCAGATCAAGACGGCGGTCGGGCGCGGCGCGTACGTGCGCGACGTGTACGCGCGGAGGATGAGGCTCGACGGCATGAAGCGCGTCTTCTGGATGACCGGCGACTACAAGTCCCACCCCGACGATGACTATGACAAGACCGATGTGCCCGTCGTGGAGAACATCAGCTACCAGGACGTGGTGGCCACTGGTGTCTGGAAGGAGGCCGCCAGGATGCAGGGCATCCAGAGCGCGCCCTTCAAGGGCATCTGCATGGCCAATGTCACCGCCGAGATGATCAAGGAGAGGAAGGTGTCGTGGAACTGCGCCAACGTCGAGGGTGTCTTGGCCGGCGTCACCCCGGTGCCATGCACGCCGCTTCAAGGCACCCACGCCGGCTCCTGCCCGTTCCCCACTGACACGCTCACCGTCGACCAGATCACCGTGCAACAGTGCTCATACTCAGTCGCATCTGCTACCACTTCAATGGCTGGGACAGAGTAG
- the LOC123149821 gene encoding probable polygalacturonase isoform X1 — MCSNGHEDTRRKRHPFCSGRHTQMPMLSDFLLWLESAAKITILCFAVLLAATAVSARRHAPPQAGAAGQSTYMAPSCREHTASLLDFGGVGDGNTSNTAAFRKAVEHLSQYSGEGGGGGMLYVPAGRWLTAPFNLTSHFTLFLHADAVILGTQDVAQWPVIDPLPSYGRGRDHAGGRYASLVSGSNLTDVVITGNNGTIDGQGATWWSKYKSGKLKYTRGYLIELMHTDGVFISNVTLVNSPAWNIHPVYSRNIVVSGVTILAPTKSPNTDGINPDSCSQVRIEDCYVVSGDDCVAIKSGWDEYGIAVGMPSEHIVVRRLTCVSPTSAVIALGSEMSGGIRDVRAEDITAIGTESAVRIKTAVGRGAYVRDVYARRMRLDGMKRVFWMTGDYKSHPDDGYDKTAVPVVENISYQDVVATGVWKEAARMQGIQGAPFKGICMANVTAEMTKERKVSWNCADVEGVSTGVTPAPCEPLQGTHTGSCPFPTDTLAVDQITVQQCSYSIGTPASPGSAAAAGMAN; from the exons ATGTGCTCTAatggccatgaagatacaaggagaAAACGACATCCTTTCTGCTCTGGCAGGCACACACAAATGCCCATGCTTTCGGACTTTCTGCTCTGGCTCGAATCAGCGGCGAAAATCACA ATCCTCTGCTTCGCCGTCCTCCTGGCGGCGACGGCGGTGTCGGCACGCCGGCACGCGCCGCCGCAAGCGGGCGCGGCGGGGCAGAGCACCTACATGGCGCCCAGCTGCCGGGAGCACACGGCGTCGCTGCTGGACTTCGGCGGGGTGGGCGACGGCAACACCTCCAACACGGCGGCGTTCCGCAAGGCGGTGGAGCACCTGTCGCAGTActctggcgagggcggcggcggcggcatgctcTACGTGCCCGCCGGCCGGTGGCTCACCGCGCCCTTCAACCTCACCAGCCACTTCACGCTCTTCCTCCACGCCGACGCCGTCATCCTCGGGACACAGGACGTGGCCCAGTGGCCGGTCATCGACCCGCTGCCCTCCTACGGCCGCGGCCGGGACCACGCCGGCGGCCGGTACGCGAGCCTCGTGTCCGGGTCCAACCTCACGGACGTGGTGATCACCGGCAACAACGGCACCATCGACGGGCAGGGCGCCACGTGGTGGTCCAAGTACAAGTCCGGCAAGCTCAAGTACACGCGCGGCTACCTCATCGAGCTCATGCACACCGACGGCGTCTTCATCTCCAACGTCACGCTGGTGAACTCGCCGGCGTGGAACATCCATCCGGTCTACAGCCGCAACATCGTGGTGTCCGGGGTGACCATCCTGGCGCCCACCAAGTCGCCCAACACGGACGGCATCAACCCGGACTCGTGCTCCCAGGTGCGCATCGAGGACTGCTACGTCGTCTCCGGCGACGACTGCGTGGCCATCAAGAGCGGCTGGGACGAGTACGGCATCGCCGTCGGCATGCCCAGCGAGCACATCGTGGTCCGCCGCCTCACCTGCGTGTCGCCCACCAGCGCGGTGATCGCGCTCGGCAGCGAGATGTCCGGGGGCATCCGGGACGTGCGCGCCGAGGACATCACCGCCATCGGGACCGAGTCGGCCGTGCGGATCAAGACGGCGGTCGGCCGCGGCGCGTACGTGCGCGACGTCTACGCGCGCCGGATGAGGCTCGACGGCATGAAGCGCGTCTTCTGGATGACCGGCGACTACAAGTCCCACCCCGACGATGGCTACGACAAGACGGCCGTGCCCGTCGTCGAGAACATCAGCTACCAGGACGTGGTGGCCACCGGCGTGTGGAAGGAGGCAGCGAGGATGCAGGGCATCCAGGGCGCGCCCTTCAAGGGCATTTGCATGGCCAACGTCACCGCAGAGATGACCAAGGAGAGGAAGGTGTCGTGGAACTGCGCCGACGTCGAGGGCGTGTCGACCGGCGTCACCCCGGCGCCATGCGAGCCGCTGCAGGGCACCCACACCGGCTCCTGCCCGTTCCCCACCGACACGCTCGCCGTCGACCAGATCACCGTGCAGCAGTGCTCTTACTCTATCGGCACCCCCGCATCCCCTGGTTCTGCAGCAGCAGCAGGGATGGCCAACTAG